One segment of Anatilimnocola aggregata DNA contains the following:
- a CDS encoding WXG100 family type VII secretion target produces the protein MPQAVVDPEELRQFAQSLKKFNSQLRDRSAALGNQLATLSASWRDQEHKKFSEEFEQNMKVLLRFTETADAYVPYLLRKAEHIEDYMRS, from the coding sequence ATGCCCCAAGCTGTTGTCGATCCTGAAGAGCTCCGGCAATTCGCCCAGAGCTTGAAGAAATTCAATTCTCAGCTGCGCGATCGCTCGGCGGCGCTCGGCAATCAATTGGCGACGCTGAGTGCCAGCTGGCGCGACCAGGAGCATAAGAAGTTCTCGGAGGAGTTCGAGCAGAATATGAAAGTGCTGCTGCGCTTCACCGAGACGGCCGACGCCTATGTGCCGTACCTGCTGCGGAAGGCGGAGCACATCGAAGACTACATGCGGTCCTAG